The nucleotide window CCgtttcttgtacccaattcttcaaatcagttagagacatgaaacgctaaaaaaagttacgttaataataatataatcgaaacttcagggaccatttgtgtcaaaaagacattaataataataataataacaataataataataataataataataataataataataataataataatataatcgaAACTCATACTTCAGGTACTAATATGGTTATTATTGAAACTATTTTAACAGAATGATTTAACAAGGTTAACTTTCATATAAAGATTTCATCTTTAAACACTAACTCAGTTAGCATACTTAACTGAACAGTatagggaccatttgtgtcaatttttgaaacttcagggactatttttgtcaattttcaaaacttcatggaccatttttgtcaattttcgaaagttcagggaccatttttgtcaattttcaaaatttcagggaccatttttgcaaTTTTTgaaagtgcagggaccatttttgtcaattttcgaaagttcagggaccatttttgtcaattttcgaaacttcagggaccatttttgtcaattttcaaaactttagggactgttttgtcaattttttgaaacttcagggactattttcgtaaaatttgaaacttcagggactttttattgtttttggcacttaactggactaactgagttctctaactcagttagtggtccCTTGTATTAAATGCTAACCTAGTTAGGATATAACTATGatttaactaactaagttaggtttAAACTAACCATTTTGTTAATtagactaactagattattattataaaaagaatacaatttttaataataataataataataattataattataatatttttaacaacaataataataataataataataataataataataataataataataataataataattacaattataattataattaaagtattttaacaataataacaataacaataattattataattatattacttttaacaataataataataataataataataataataataattataattataataataataacaataattattTTAATGTGATACCTCATTTACTTGAAATGGATTGCCCGGGGTAGATGGTTCATAAAGTGATGTGTTACGGGACTCATAaccatatccaccatgttcttcgtatccaccgtatccaacTTCATCCCTAGATCTATCGTATACACTGtaaccaccttcacccccgtatccactgTAACCACCGTCACCCCCATATCTATCGTATCCACCGTAGCCCCCATATCCACTGtaaccaccttcacccccgtatccaccatcaccaccgtaTCCACTGTAACTTCCGTATCCACCTTCATCCCCGTATACCCCATAACCCGGATACGATTGCTGCGAcgggtaatatggttcatcaacaggtgcattctcaacaccgtatccactttgttgcacgtacggagattcatacccgtatccgtaatctggacacacttgatgcgccgggtaatttggttcatcaacaggtggagtGGGAGTCTTGTTCAAGTCTGGCAACTGTGTTTCTTGATTAACAGGGActccagacacaacctcctcctcctcattggcagcatttgatccccatgtgtcgttagaataacgattaccgaaataattatccttccaaaatgatgacattttaacaagGTTGAACCAAAAACTAACAAtttactgaagaagaagaagatgaaaaggaaagcaAAGTATATGTCGGGTGATGGGTAACAGATATGAATGGAGGGATAAATAGACTTTCATCTGGCATGTAAATACGCAGCGTATTGATCCCTACTCACCGTATTACTTTATTCACGTGCCCTGGACAACATCGTATCAGGTCAAATCAGTCTATCAATACggtgcgtattgatcaatacgcacccTATGTAAGACTGATTTGACATGGTACTAGGTTTGACTGTCTGGTCGTGCACCTACcacttatatacgctgcgtattgaccaatacgcagcgtatgcaAACCCTAATTGTGCAGATAGCCTGACTTGGTGTGCAGATAGTGAGAGCCATAAATAATAAAATACAGATCAACAAGTGTCGGGACTTGATCAACGAGTCAACCCATGCCAAGAGATAACCGTTCGATCCAAAACCGCTTTTGACATGTTTAATGCTCCCGGCTTGacatgttgtaaaaatcccgactaggcGTTGATTAATCACATCCCGATTAATCGTTACTCCCCAccccaccgcccgactagcgactagcgattACTTCAAGTAGtgatttacccaaaaaaaaaacaaaaaagaatctAAAATCTATCAAGTAGTGAATATTTTATAGAAGTACGTCTCTTTCTATAACTTGCTCGCTTATAAAGTATCCATATTTCATATTTTTGTATAGGATTATCCTACTACATAAACATAGTTTATAGTTCTTGCAAAGACCATACTTCATTGACTCagtttttttatatacatatcAATTGGCTTTAAATATATGAGGTTAAAATGAGCATACTTGTGACATACATTGCTTAACAAGCGAGATGAATGACGGCAGTGGTGTTCTGGCGGTTACCCGTCAACCAGTGGTGGTTGTTTCTCCCAGTGCAGCCTACTCAACTCCGGCCATGGGAATCCCCACACCGTCCCCATTCTCGTTCTCAGTTGCGTCTACAAGATGGAGTTCGTCTAGACCTTATAATCATGTTTTTGGTCTTGTTCTTCGCGCTATGATGATGGCGTTTTCCTTTGGTTCTTCTTTAGCACTCGCGGTCACCATGTCGAATAACAATCAACAAGACCATGATAAGCAGGGATTCCAACACCACCCGGAACTTGTGTAGGTTTTCTTtaaattttgattaaaaaaaaattcttctAAGATGTACAGTTTGACTTTTATTGTCAAATAAACTACTTATAAACTTCCAATGGTACATCTAGTTGTCAATGTGGGCTCAtttacttgtttatttatttcttcgtgttttatctcaaacgggtcaaaagaccACGCATGAAAGTGTATAtttcatacatacaacatcctaAACTATTTTCTTAGTGACTCATATAGATTATATGATGGcaaattgaaaaataataatcccaTTTTTCTGAAATTGGTTGATAATAATCCAAAGttagttattagccaataataatccgacctcgtccaaattttttgtaaaatagtctgccATTAAAATAAGCTTAATGgagttaaggtttttttttttccgaattacaaaccaatgttttagggcttttgatcagaacgaggatacgagtcgattgatgtaaaacttacctcgaaattgtgttcgaaatggcttgagttttgttaattggaagttaaacacccgatttgaagcaccgttttcgtcgtttggagcaccgtttcgaggtaagttttacatcaatcgactcgtattgTCGTCccgatcaaaagccctaaaacatcggtttgtaattcggaaaaaaacttaacttcgttaagctattttaatggCGGGCTATTTTAAAAAAcaattggacgaggtcggattattattggctaataactgacttaaGATTATTATTAGACAATTTCAGAAatatgggattattattttccaatttgccttataTGATTATATATAACTATTTGTAAAAACGTCCAAAAGAAATTTGACCCCAACTCGTTGGGACACGTTCAAAAGGAAGTAGCGATACAATTACGACTCTTTGTCTACTGTTACAGCTACAGCTTGGTAATCACTACCGCCGTTTTCGTCTACTCTGTATATCAACTCTTCAAAGGCATTTTTGACATCGCCTTTAAAGGCGAGTTCATATCTGATAAGACCTCAGACTACACAAGCTTCGTTCTCGATCAGGTCAATAAATTCCAAAAATTATATTGTATTTTTAATTTGAATGATGCATGTTGCTAGCTTCTATATTTACCGGTACTATCATCAcgtatattaaaattaaaacgtATATTGAAAATCCAGTTGGCAGGCTACCTCCTTGTGACAGGCTCTGCGGTGACAGCTGTAATGATCAATCAAGAGGCGTTATCAGGAAATACATCACTCAAGAGAGCTGCAACAGCTTCTGTTTGCCTGTCAGTTGCTGCATTCTTGACGACTGCAGTTTGTGCGATTCTATCGGGATACAAGCTGAGCAAAAGAGTCATGTGGTGATGCAATGACGTTCGttgtatttttttatcttttttttcttGGTTCTGTGTGTTACTTCATGTTCATAACCTCGGCAGACTCAAATGTGTGTACATGAAGGCTTGAACTCAAATGTAGCGACCACTGACCTGTatgaacttggtcaaaaacaccTATCACTGTTCGTGTCAAAAGTAATTTAGTTtattaggggtgagca belongs to Helianthus annuus cultivar XRQ/B chromosome 5, HanXRQr2.0-SUNRISE, whole genome shotgun sequence and includes:
- the LOC118492506 gene encoding uncharacterized protein LOC118492506 produces the protein MSSFWKDNYFGNRYSNDTWGSNAANEEEEVVSGVPVNQETQLPDLNKTPTPPVDEPNYPAHQVCPDYGYGYESPYVQQSGYGVENAPVDEPYYPSQQSYPGYGVYGDEGGYGSYSGYGGDGGYGGEGGYSGYGGYGGYDRYGGDGGYSGYGGEGGYSVYDRSRDEVGYGGYEEHGGYGYESRNTSLYEPSTPGNPFQVNERFMSLTDLKNWVQETGKDNGYVIVTRRSKNIGGTTGMVWLVCDRSGEHRSKATVRKAGSKKIGCPFSLLAIRDVTNDTWELKVDCANHNHEPTTSLLGHAFVRRFTKAEYKLVEQLTAQNMEPRIIFQTLRKQFPDSLHVQKDVQNAVQKIRATIMDGKNPIQALESLLHDRRFIYDTRQDPKTDVVT
- the LOC110939870 gene encoding CASP-like protein 4A4; its protein translation is MNDGSGVLAVTRQPVVVVSPSAAYSTPAMGIPTPSPFSFSVASTRWSSSRPYNHVFGLVLRAMMMAFSFGSSLALAVTMSNNNQQDHDKQGFQHHPELVYSLVITTAVFVYSVYQLFKGIFDIAFKGEFISDKTSDYTSFVLDQLAGYLLVTGSAVTAVMINQEALSGNTSLKRAATASVCLSVAAFLTTAVCAILSGYKLSKRVMW